In Neoarius graeffei isolate fNeoGra1 chromosome 17, fNeoGra1.pri, whole genome shotgun sequence, a single window of DNA contains:
- the gtf2b gene encoding transcription initiation factor IIB — translation MASTSRGDAFPKVQCPNHPDALLVEDYRAGDMICPECGLVVGDRVIDVGSEWRTFTNEKANKDPSRVGDAQNPLLNGGDLTTMIGKGTGAASFDEFGNSKYQNRRTMSSSDRAMLNAFKEISTMADRINLPRNIVDRTNNLFKQVYEQKSLKGRSNDAIASACLYIACRQEGVPRTFKEICAVSRISKKEIGRCFKLILKALETSVDLITTGDFMSRFCSNLGLPKHVQMAATFIARKAVELDLVPGRSPISVAAAAIYMASQASAEKKTQKEIGDIAGVADVTIRQSYRLIYPRAADLFPPDFKFDTPVDKLPQL, via the exons ATGGCGTCTACGAGCCG TGGAGATGCTTTTCCTAAGGTGCAGTGCCCTAATCACCCTGATGCCCTGTTGGTGGAGGACTACAGAGCTGGGGACATGATCTGCCCCGAGTGCGGCCTCGTTGTCG GTGATCGCGTGATTGATGTCGGCTCAGAGTGGAGGACGTTCACAAATGAAAAAGCTAACAAAGACCCGTCACGTGTCGGCGACGCCCAGAACCCGCTCCTGAACGGAGGAGACCTCACGACAATGATCGGAAAG GGTACAGGTGCTGCGAGTTTTGATGAATTTGGCAACTCGAAGTACCAGAACCGCAGGACGATGAGCAGCTCGGACAGAGCCATGCTCAACGCCTTTAAAGAGATCAGCACCATGGCAGACAGGATAAACCTGCCCCGGAACATCGTC GATCGTACAAATAACCTGTTTAAGCAGGTTTACGAACAGAAGAGTCTGAAGGGCAGGAGTAATGATGCGATTGCTTCAGCATGCCTCTACATTGCGTGCAGACAGGAAGGAGTTCCCCGGACGTTTAAAG AGATCTGTGCTGTGTCTCGGATTTCCAAAAAGGAAATCGGGCGCTGCTTTAAGCTCATCCTGAAGGCTCTGGAGACGAGCGTGGATCTAATCACCACCGGAGACTTCATGTCCCGTTTCTGTTCCAACCTGGGCCTGCCGAAACACGTGCAGATGGCGGCCACCTTCATCGCCAGGAAGGCCGTGGAGCTTGACCTGGTCCCAGGCCGCAGCCCGATCAGCGTGGCTGCTGCTGCTATCTACATGGCCTCTCAAGCCTCAGCCGAAAAGAAAACTCAGAAAG AGATTGGTGATATCGCCGGAGTAGCTGATGTCACCATCCGCCAGTCATACCGTCTCATCTACCCCCGAGCTGCCGATCTCTTTCCTCCAGACTTCAAATTTGACACACCTGTGGATAAACTGCCTCAgctgtga